The following DNA comes from Gammaproteobacteria bacterium.
ACCCGTCCATCACCGACCGATTTGAATTATTTGTCGGCGGACGCGAAATCGCCAACGGTTTTTCCGAGTTGAACGACGCCGAAGACCAGGCCGAACGCTTTCGTAAACAGGTGCAGGAAAAAGAAGCGGGCGACGAAGAGGCGATGCACTTCGACGCCGACTACATCCGCGCCCTTGAACACGGCATGCCGCCCACGGCGGGCGAAGGCATCGGCATAGACCGTTTAGTGATGCTGCTCACCGACTCCCCTTCCATCCGCGACGTGCTGCTGTTCCCCCACATGCGGCCGGGGGGTTAAAGCCCGCGCCTCAAGACGTCAATAAGCGCTGCACCTCTGCCACCTCGACGGCGGTTTCTTCCTCGGAGGTGATGCTGAGTTCGGGGTCTATCCCCAAGCGAGCGAAGGCGGGAACCGTCTTCCAGTCCACTTGGGCATGCGGATGTTGAGTGCCGTGATAGCTCTGCAGGTTGGCGGCGATGACCACGTCGGTGTAATCGGCGGGGCCGTCCGGGTTGCGTTGCAGATACTCGTGACCCGCTGCGACGGCCACGAGTTCGGTCGGAAAGCCCCATGCCTTGAGGATCAGATGGCCGATCTGGGGGTGCATCCGGGCGACGATCCGCTCGAGTCTCTCTTCATCATCAATCAACTCCGGTACCTTCTCGGCGCGGCTCAAGATCGGGAGGGACCCGATGTCATGCACCAGCCCCGCCAGCATCGCCTCGTCGGGTTTAAGAGAGGTAAAGTGAGCGGCCAGGACGTGGCTGATGGCGGCGACCTGGGTGTTGTGCTGCCACAGCGCGGTCAACCGCTTTTTAAGCCGCACCGACTGACCGCGATGCAACTGATCCATCACCAGGCTGGTGACCAGACTGCGTACCAGGACATTACCCAGCCGCGAGATGGCGGTTTGCAGATTATCCACCGGGCTGCGTCCCCGGTAGAGAGGACTGTTGGCAACCTGGATGAGCCGTGCCGAGAGGGCGACGTCGGAGCCCATGATCCTGGCGATTTGAGAGGCCGAGGTCTTCGGA
Coding sequences within:
- a CDS encoding HDOD domain-containing protein, with the translated sequence MNETTTGIEEKFLADLLRDIEENRLVLPTLPEVALKVRQVVDDPKTSASQIARIMGSDVALSARLIQVANSPLYRGRSPVDNLQTAISRLGNVLVRSLVTSLVMDQLHRGQSVRLKKRLTALWQHNTQVAAISHVLAAHFTSLKPDEAMLAGLVHDIGSLPILSRAEKVPELIDDEERLERIVARMHPQIGHLILKAWGFPTELVAVAAGHEYLQRNPDGPADYTDVVIAANLQSYHGTQHPHAQVDWKTVPAFARLGIDPELSITSEEETAVEVAEVQRLLTS